The sequence ATTGGACAATTGCCTTGTCTGCCGCCAATACCAGAAAAGCTGCTTCCCCGCCGTAATGATGAAGGACCTTTGACCGCGATCAGTCAGCTCAGGGAGTGAATGCCAAGGTCGAGCGCTTGGACGGCAAGATCGTCTCTGTCACGGAAGATGGCAGGTTCTTTTTGAACCATTCAACGCTGCTCGCAGATTCTGCGACCCGCTACTCTGGCCGCCTCCAGTACCCCGCTATATCTCGACCCTAGCTCAGGATCATCCGTGTGACCTAGGACCACCTCACCAGCGTATTCGTAGTCGATGGCTGCGAAGAACGCTTTGACGACATGAATTGCTGGCTCGAAGATCTGCGGCTTCGGTGAGCCAGCGCATGAAACGAACAATCCCTTGGGGCGTCTCCTGCCATCGTACACCCTTATGTGCTGCAGGTATCGCTCAATCCAGAAGCATTGGCATCTGTCTATCATGGCCTTCATCTGAGCTGTCACACCCATGAAGAATATCGGGGAAGCCATGACGATGGCGTCTACCTCGCGAATCTTGCGGTAGATTGCGGTCATGTCGTCGTTGTGTTGCCTGCAACCCTTGCCAGAATCGCACTCCCTACACTCCATGCATGGGTTGACCGTCAGATCGACCAGGTCCATGCGTTCAGTCTCGGCACCAGCCTCCCTCGCGCCGTCCAGAACTGCGTTCAAGAGAGATGCGGTGTTTCCATCCTTGCAAGGACTGCCAAGTATTCCGAGGACCTTCAGGGCCATCGCACCGACGAACCACC is a genomic window of Candidatus Thermoplasmatota archaeon containing:
- a CDS encoding flavodoxin family protein: MALKVLGILGSPCKDGNTASLLNAVLDGAREAGAETERMDLVDLTVNPCMECRECDSGKGCRQHNDDMTAIYRKIREVDAIVMASPIFFMGVTAQMKAMIDRCQCFWIERYLQHIRVYDGRRRPKGLFVSCAGSPKPQIFEPAIHVVKAFFAAIDYEYAGEVVLGHTDDPELGSRYSGVLEAARVAGRRICEQR